From the genome of Chlamydiales bacterium, one region includes:
- a CDS encoding protein kinase, which translates to MNNINLRASISDNSAATRLTEAQHGVESLGRETKRVTFHLFDPQSSNNKLVALAVRELSPNDATLPPSKISLGFIDRFFWKPISIETAPGEHKTILVNIQSAVKRLGVLGFTSQKVQEALNNDSLGDLLISAKLDKIKESAQEHGCTISSNLEENIKKALIYIQGDHRDMNGRIYDIEVSCCEGGKIELFIENKHVFDFDSGKWLREIPVAPLTAPTPPTVPQEASTVASTPSRSMNKKVSQKLSEILENLLFKTPDIEKSLKETIQDIEDNKDTWDIDFTKVCSPDLSLLYDCQKNKIQLNIKGQLVDYNTATITSYALSNKSKLSNNDIKKIYTYLNKREKRKNNHLFNRESHFVKRSSINGALKDIPRSMCITETGDVFILLNRVGQGDAKVGSGTYKVVKKAINLMTGEFVAASVLTPKQDYEIEALKHEIKAHKTLKDVKNVLQLITVNKYTGKVGRKQLLISTFCDKGDLQNDLKSGKLSNYERRRFMIGLAKGFAGIHEKGLVHNDIKPANIMLREFIIGMKRQGENIVPFKRTQALIGDLGLSRIEAECGVDTGVQGTPFYLPPEYLLSSERRYNKSCDVWSLGLIFWEMLVGTPPWSAANEQFDAVQRFNIFGFQSLTEREQLLVRIYHKVLEENPVLALDPAKNGFQITILSLGHIILHDITSMQQQQFPSEYQPICNIMKSMLAPDPRQRPTMQQVADQLERSHWPDIFMDSSIFDLILER; encoded by the coding sequence ATGAATAATATTAATTTAAGAGCATCTATCTCCGATAATAGTGCGGCTACTCGATTAACAGAGGCTCAGCATGGCGTAGAAAGTTTGGGTAGAGAAACAAAACGCGTAACATTTCATCTGTTCGATCCTCAGAGTTCCAACAATAAGTTAGTAGCCCTTGCAGTAAGAGAACTGTCTCCAAACGATGCAACTCTTCCTCCTTCAAAGATCTCATTGGGTTTTATCGATCGCTTTTTCTGGAAACCCATATCCATTGAAACAGCCCCCGGTGAGCACAAAACTATCCTAGTGAATATTCAAAGTGCAGTTAAGCGTCTAGGAGTATTAGGATTTACTTCACAAAAAGTACAAGAAGCTCTGAATAATGACTCTTTGGGAGACCTTCTAATTTCAGCTAAACTTGATAAAATAAAAGAATCTGCACAAGAACATGGCTGTACGATTTCTTCCAACCTTGAAGAGAATATAAAAAAGGCCCTTATCTATATCCAAGGTGACCATAGAGACATGAATGGACGCATCTATGATATAGAAGTTTCTTGTTGTGAAGGTGGAAAAATTGAGCTCTTCATTGAAAACAAACATGTCTTTGACTTTGATTCTGGAAAATGGTTACGTGAAATACCTGTTGCGCCTTTAACAGCCCCAACACCTCCTACTGTACCTCAAGAGGCAAGTACAGTAGCAAGCACTCCCAGTCGATCTATGAACAAAAAAGTCTCTCAAAAGCTATCAGAGATCTTGGAAAATCTTCTCTTTAAAACCCCTGATATTGAAAAGTCTCTAAAAGAAACTATCCAAGATATTGAGGACAACAAAGACACATGGGATATCGATTTTACCAAGGTATGCTCTCCTGATTTATCGCTTCTCTACGACTGTCAAAAAAATAAAATTCAACTAAATATTAAAGGACAGCTTGTTGACTATAACACAGCAACGATTACTTCTTATGCTCTATCAAACAAATCTAAACTATCAAATAACGATATCAAGAAAATTTATACATATCTCAACAAGAGGGAAAAAAGAAAGAATAATCATCTCTTTAATAGGGAGTCTCACTTTGTTAAACGAAGTAGTATAAATGGAGCATTAAAAGACATACCTAGATCCATGTGCATTACCGAAACGGGTGATGTTTTTATACTTTTAAATAGAGTTGGACAAGGTGATGCAAAGGTTGGTTCTGGTACTTATAAAGTCGTAAAAAAAGCAATAAATTTAATGACAGGGGAATTTGTAGCGGCAAGTGTACTTACACCAAAACAGGATTATGAAATAGAGGCACTTAAACATGAAATTAAGGCTCACAAAACTTTAAAAGATGTAAAAAACGTTCTACAACTAATTACAGTTAATAAATACACAGGCAAAGTAGGTAGGAAACAACTACTCATCTCCACTTTCTGCGACAAAGGCGATTTACAAAACGATTTAAAATCAGGAAAACTTTCTAATTACGAAAGACGACGCTTTATGATTGGTCTTGCCAAAGGCTTTGCAGGGATACATGAAAAAGGCCTTGTACATAACGACATAAAACCTGCAAACATTATGCTACGTGAATTTATAATAGGAATGAAACGCCAAGGAGAAAACATTGTCCCCTTTAAGCGAACTCAAGCACTTATTGGAGATCTAGGACTTTCCCGCATTGAAGCTGAATGTGGAGTAGATACTGGCGTACAAGGAACTCCTTTCTACCTTCCACCTGAATATCTTCTGAGTTCTGAGCGTCGATATAACAAGTCCTGTGATGTTTGGTCTCTTGGCTTAATTTTTTGGGAAATGCTCGTGGGAACCCCCCCTTGGTCTGCTGCAAATGAACAGTTTGATGCAGTTCAAAGGTTCAATATATTTGGTTTTCAATCTCTTACCGAAAGAGAACAACTGTTAGTAAGAATATACCATAAGGTATTAGAAGAAAATCCAGTGCTGGCCCTCGATCCTGCGAAAAACGGCTTCCAGATTACAATATTAAGTTTGGGACATATAATTCTTCACGATATTACGTCTATGCAGCAGCAACAATTTCCTTCCGAATATCAACCCATATGCAACATTATGAAAAGCATGCTGGCCCCAGACCCTCGTCAACGCCCTACTATGCAACAAGTGGCAGATCAACTTGAAAGGAGCCATTGGCCAGATATATTCATGGACAGCAGTATATTCGACTTAATTTTAGAGAGATAA
- the lepB gene encoding signal peptidase I: MACLSLRKSKQILVHAHSCYKKKGYKLSSTDNQAFLQQLQELDQKILEKNKKESSMLATNLQKETKHHFPKTLLNQFSELVVALAFALVVATLVRTLWFELYEIPTGSMRPTFEEQDHIIASKTTFGINIPFITKHFIFDKALVKRGDIVTFSVEDMDVQDPDTVYFYLFPGKRLLVKRCIGKPGDTLYFYGGQIYGIDKEGNDLSELRNTPWMQHIHHVPFISFEGRLKKAPSPREFLITQTQEILAKLTINSLNEIKGQLYNGKNWVSDNPRALLSTHNSIETYSDYWGIKNFAMARLLTSDEASKYAKLPPSDKEITSLYLELFHTPSVSYPSPQLLKDEYGRMRPLLTPQTTLVSLQQKHIDRLMDGLYTARFVVTNNFARRYNPGSNPSSSLDVPLPKVPDGCYEFYFGTAYEVLWGGILKTLPKEHPLYQRDLNTVQTLFNLGIDFNLLYAPHSKNTWFYPQRFAYFNQGNLEVMGSTLFLKNEPELVQFLEKELQKEQTSSNKKPYIAFKDYGAPLKEDGTIHADFIKVFGIKVPENMYFVLGDNYAMSADSRDFGFVPEGNLRGSPAWILWPPGNRLGWPSQPPMHFFTTPTLIIWGIFILIVLIWYSMHRKRMNRSIF; this comes from the coding sequence ATGGCCTGTTTAAGTTTAAGAAAATCTAAGCAAATCCTTGTGCATGCTCACTCCTGTTACAAAAAAAAGGGCTATAAGCTCTCTTCAACAGATAATCAAGCTTTTTTACAACAGCTTCAAGAGCTAGATCAAAAAATTCTTGAGAAAAACAAGAAAGAATCAAGCATGCTTGCAACCAATCTACAAAAAGAAACCAAGCATCATTTTCCAAAAACTTTGCTTAACCAATTTTCAGAACTTGTTGTAGCTTTAGCGTTTGCACTTGTTGTTGCCACGCTTGTGAGAACTTTGTGGTTCGAACTCTACGAAATTCCAACGGGTTCCATGCGACCTACTTTTGAAGAACAAGACCATATCATTGCCTCCAAGACTACATTTGGCATTAATATCCCCTTCATTACAAAACATTTTATTTTTGATAAAGCTCTTGTAAAACGAGGTGATATTGTCACCTTTTCTGTTGAAGATATGGATGTCCAAGATCCAGATACCGTTTATTTCTACTTATTTCCAGGAAAAAGGCTTCTTGTTAAGCGCTGCATAGGCAAGCCAGGAGATACTCTCTACTTTTATGGCGGCCAAATCTATGGTATCGACAAAGAAGGAAATGACTTATCAGAGCTTCGAAATACTCCTTGGATGCAGCACATCCATCATGTTCCTTTCATCTCCTTTGAAGGAAGACTAAAAAAAGCCCCCTCTCCACGAGAATTTCTAATCACCCAAACGCAAGAGATTCTTGCAAAACTTACTATCAATTCATTAAATGAGATCAAAGGACAGCTCTACAATGGTAAAAACTGGGTTTCAGACAATCCAAGAGCCCTTCTCTCAACACACAACTCCATTGAAACCTACAGCGACTACTGGGGCATTAAAAACTTTGCTATGGCAAGGCTGTTAACATCTGATGAGGCAAGCAAATATGCAAAACTGCCTCCCAGTGACAAAGAAATCACTTCTCTATACTTAGAACTATTCCATACACCAAGCGTAAGCTATCCATCTCCACAGCTATTAAAAGATGAATATGGACGCATGCGTCCTCTTTTAACACCTCAAACAACCCTTGTGTCATTACAACAAAAGCATATAGACCGCCTTATGGATGGGCTTTATACGGCAAGGTTCGTAGTAACGAACAACTTTGCAAGAAGATATAACCCTGGCTCTAACCCATCTTCCTCTTTAGATGTACCTCTTCCCAAAGTTCCAGATGGCTGCTATGAATTCTACTTTGGAACAGCTTATGAAGTCCTATGGGGGGGCATACTCAAAACACTGCCTAAAGAGCATCCCCTCTACCAAAGAGATTTAAACACAGTACAAACGCTTTTCAACCTTGGAATTGATTTTAATCTCTTATATGCTCCTCACTCTAAAAACACTTGGTTCTATCCTCAACGTTTTGCTTACTTTAACCAAGGTAATTTAGAAGTCATGGGCTCTACCCTCTTTTTAAAGAATGAGCCTGAACTCGTACAATTTTTGGAAAAGGAGTTGCAAAAAGAGCAAACATCTTCTAATAAAAAGCCTTACATAGCTTTTAAAGACTATGGAGCACCTCTTAAAGAAGATGGAACTATACATGCTGACTTTATCAAAGTTTTTGGAATAAAAGTGCCAGAAAATATGTACTTTGTCCTTGGCGACAACTATGCTATGAGTGCAGATAGCAGAGATTTTGGCTTTGTACCAGAAGGCAATTTAAGAGGAAGCCCTGCTTGGATCTTATGGCCTCCGGGAAATAGGCTTGGATGGCCAAGTCAGCCACCCATGCACTTTTTCACAACGCCCACCTTAATCATTTGGGGTATTTTTATCTTGATCGTACTCATATGGTATAGCATGCATAGAAAACGAATGAACCGCTCTATCTTTTAA
- a CDS encoding recombinase family protein, which translates to MKALLLARVSSKEQEEGQSIPAQERRLREYAERKGLIVEEVFKITESSTKNTRKEFEKILERIRKSRETVALVADTIDRVQRSFKESVVLDNLRKDGKVEIHFMREGLILNLRSNSSDILRWDMGVMFARSYVLQLSDNIKRSKEQAAKRGVWMGLAPTGYMHITNDKGEKTIILDPDRAPFVRKLFEMYATGNHSLQTLKTAAIEMGLRTKKGEHLAISQINKILKKSFYCGMMETKYGIIEHCYEPLISQALFQQVQDVINGFHKKPHKIATKPFIFKGLITCSDCGCMVTPEIHKGRYVYYSCTNAKKICKRVYVKEEELVKTLSEYLDQIALNEEQIASVTKYLKEIHESENQFHEESLATLQKERDKIQKRLSQIYDDKLDGLIDEKLYLEKVREYKKRQIEIAEEMKNHEKADQNFYITANMVMNLAARAREIFESSEVDEKRELLNLVFQNLKLEGKKMAQGSP; encoded by the coding sequence ATGAAGGCTCTATTACTGGCTCGCGTTTCAAGCAAAGAGCAAGAGGAAGGACAATCTATCCCTGCTCAAGAGCGTCGTTTAAGAGAATATGCCGAAAGAAAAGGTCTTATTGTTGAGGAAGTTTTTAAAATTACCGAGTCATCGACTAAAAATACCCGCAAAGAGTTTGAGAAAATTTTAGAACGTATCCGCAAGTCACGTGAGACCGTTGCTTTAGTTGCTGATACAATCGATAGAGTTCAGCGCAGTTTTAAAGAATCAGTGGTTCTTGACAATCTGCGAAAAGATGGAAAAGTAGAAATCCACTTCATGCGGGAGGGATTGATCCTTAACCTCAGGTCCAATAGCTCTGATATTTTGCGCTGGGATATGGGTGTTATGTTTGCACGCAGTTATGTTCTGCAATTAAGTGACAATATTAAGAGAAGTAAGGAGCAAGCTGCAAAACGAGGAGTATGGATGGGTTTAGCTCCTACAGGCTATATGCATATCACGAATGACAAAGGAGAAAAGACAATCATTTTAGATCCAGACCGAGCACCTTTTGTTAGAAAGTTATTTGAAATGTATGCCACAGGAAATCACTCTTTACAGACATTAAAAACAGCAGCAATTGAAATGGGTTTGAGGACTAAAAAAGGAGAACATCTTGCCATCTCTCAAATCAATAAAATTTTGAAGAAGTCCTTTTATTGCGGGATGATGGAAACCAAGTATGGGATCATAGAACATTGCTATGAGCCTCTCATTTCGCAAGCTTTATTCCAGCAAGTTCAAGATGTGATTAATGGCTTTCATAAAAAACCTCATAAGATAGCAACTAAGCCCTTCATCTTTAAAGGACTGATCACCTGTTCTGATTGCGGATGTATGGTTACCCCTGAAATTCATAAGGGACGCTACGTTTACTATAGCTGTACCAATGCTAAAAAAATTTGTAAGCGGGTCTATGTAAAAGAAGAAGAACTGGTTAAAACTTTATCAGAGTATTTGGATCAAATTGCCTTGAATGAAGAGCAAATTGCTAGCGTAACCAAATATCTCAAAGAAATTCACGAATCGGAGAATCAATTTCATGAGGAAAGCTTGGCCACTCTGCAAAAAGAAAGAGACAAGATTCAAAAGCGGTTAAGCCAGATTTATGACGATAAATTGGATGGCTTGATCGATGAAAAGCTCTATCTCGAAAAAGTTCGAGAATACAAAAAACGCCAGATCGAGATTGCCGAAGAGATGAAGAATCATGAGAAAGCAGACCAAAATTTCTATATTACGGCGAATATGGTCATGAATTTGGCTGCTCGTGCTAGGGAAATCTTTGAAAGTTCTGAAGTGGATGAAAAACGAGAATTGCTGAATTTAGTGTTTCAGAACTTAAAATTAGAGGGTAAAAAAATGGCTCAAGGAAGCCCGTGA
- a CDS encoding protein kinase has product MDSSIILKASFTTSTALQLTQAKHGTNSLGTCTRRIEFHLFDKSTPYSPGKIALLAIRELSKSDTALLPSQIKLGLIERFFWKPISIQTSTGTRQTILVNINSAIKRLGALGFTTHDVHQALNSNSLGDLLVSSKLNTIKQSTIPHGFFINPEYLENNIKKALIYIQDNKLNWETNPINQPELVYDTEISYQNGKIEITIGKKYIFDFDSGQCIAHMPTTDLAALQKAVSPLKHSNQAIHQKLTNITNKLLFVTDDLTNTLKTVIQDISDNRHLWNKNLFHPYSSSVFLSFNHEDDTIQLNIVGQLIDYDKECITSYVLSNRSNLSHNDIEDIYKFLSKSKEIFLKKQFQFIKQTELIPRPLCITNTNDVFVLLDRKIASTSFCTTKFALNLTTGEFIAASTGAANQMSTQDAANISQTIGSIAYKSKFGVNKCLILSTFCYRGNLDIFYANVTPLKTDLLYQKLTYNILTNLAISIKGMHARGLVYNGITPTNILLQSFSVGKQHLDAVPFIRRVEFNPPLNPSDTDLFPFRYLAPEQLETSQFNQASDIWSLGCIFYEVLMGQRLPWTNVDFSSIFNKAQRLVDAIQIFTTAPSSSVPNENNYLRTLLQQKPASALPAFVNNTATSQHNIINVYTKTRNENPYLSHDEICRLSLAKIIQSSIKEIDIFIDCFINTMGDPWKVVKEMLSLDPTRRPNINNIVARLTAAEWPSQLKG; this is encoded by the coding sequence ATGGATAGTAGCATTATTCTAAAAGCTTCATTTACTACTAGCACAGCTCTTCAACTAACACAAGCTAAACATGGAACAAATAGCCTAGGCACATGTACAAGACGTATAGAATTTCATTTATTTGATAAGTCTACTCCTTACAGCCCAGGCAAGATTGCACTTCTTGCCATAAGAGAATTATCTAAGTCTGACACAGCCCTTTTACCCTCACAAATTAAATTAGGACTCATCGAACGCTTTTTCTGGAAACCCATCTCCATTCAAACAAGCACAGGTACTCGCCAAACTATCTTAGTAAACATCAATAGTGCAATTAAACGACTTGGAGCATTGGGATTTACTACACACGATGTGCATCAAGCATTAAATAGTAATTCTTTGGGAGATCTCTTAGTTTCAAGTAAGCTCAATACAATAAAACAATCTACTATACCCCATGGGTTTTTCATAAACCCTGAATACCTTGAAAATAATATTAAAAAGGCTCTTATATATATTCAGGATAATAAACTTAACTGGGAAACTAACCCAATCAACCAACCTGAGCTTGTTTATGACACAGAAATCTCTTATCAAAATGGTAAAATTGAAATCACTATTGGTAAAAAGTATATTTTCGATTTTGATTCTGGACAGTGTATAGCTCACATGCCAACTACAGATCTTGCAGCACTTCAAAAGGCTGTAAGCCCACTAAAACACTCAAATCAAGCGATTCATCAAAAGCTCACAAACATCACAAATAAGCTTCTTTTCGTAACGGACGACCTTACAAATACTTTAAAAACCGTTATCCAAGATATTTCAGATAATAGACATCTATGGAATAAAAATTTATTTCACCCCTATTCTTCTAGCGTATTTCTTTCCTTTAATCATGAAGATGATACCATCCAATTAAATATTGTGGGGCAACTGATTGATTATGACAAAGAATGTATAACTTCTTATGTATTATCAAATCGATCAAATCTCTCACATAATGATATTGAAGACATTTATAAATTTCTTAGCAAAAGCAAAGAAATTTTCCTCAAAAAGCAATTTCAATTCATTAAACAAACAGAGCTAATACCCAGGCCTCTTTGTATTACCAACACAAACGATGTTTTTGTACTTCTAGACAGAAAAATCGCCTCTACCTCATTTTGTACAACCAAATTCGCACTTAATCTAACTACAGGAGAATTTATAGCAGCAAGTACAGGCGCCGCCAATCAAATGAGCACACAAGATGCTGCAAATATTTCTCAAACAATTGGAAGCATAGCATATAAGTCCAAGTTTGGTGTAAATAAGTGCCTAATTCTCTCCACTTTTTGCTATCGAGGCAATTTAGACATATTTTATGCCAACGTAACGCCTCTTAAAACAGATCTCCTTTATCAAAAGCTAACGTACAACATACTTACAAACCTTGCTATCAGCATTAAAGGGATGCATGCAAGGGGCCTAGTATATAATGGGATAACACCTACTAACATTCTACTACAATCCTTTTCAGTAGGTAAACAACATCTAGATGCTGTACCATTTATCAGAAGGGTAGAATTTAATCCTCCTTTGAACCCAAGTGATACAGATCTTTTTCCATTTAGATACCTTGCACCAGAGCAACTTGAAACATCTCAGTTTAATCAAGCAAGTGATATTTGGTCCCTTGGCTGTATCTTCTATGAAGTTCTTATGGGACAACGCCTCCCTTGGACTAACGTCGACTTCTCTTCTATTTTTAATAAGGCTCAAAGGCTTGTTGATGCAATACAAATTTTTACTACAGCACCTTCCAGCTCAGTACCGAATGAGAATAACTATTTAAGAACACTTTTACAACAGAAGCCAGCCTCTGCACTACCAGCATTTGTAAACAACACAGCTACAAGCCAACATAACATAATTAATGTATACACAAAAACACGTAATGAAAATCCTTACTTATCTCACGATGAAATCTGTCGATTATCCCTTGCCAAAATAATTCAAAGTAGTATCAAAGAAATTGATATATTTATTGATTGTTTCATAAATACAATGGGTGATCCTTGGAAAGTTGTTAAAGAGATGTTATCACTAGATCCTACAAGGCGCCCCAACATAAATAACATTGTAGCTCGTCTTACAGCTGCTGAGTGGCCATCCCAGCTCAAAGGCTAA
- the ileS gene encoding isoleucine--tRNA ligase — translation MQTLLETRTSLWYKLFGKNEFRDVGFMFDEIKSESLVEREERILQYWQENKVFNASVENRKDKAFFSFYDGPPFATGLPHYGHLLAGTIKDVVPRYKTMKGYFVPRRFGWDCHGLPVEYEIEKLFDLSGAPSIETFGIARFNEECRSIVLRYTEEWKKTVNRMGRWVDFEHTYKTMDLNFMESVWWVFKSLFDKGLVYEGFKVMPYSAKLGTPLSNFEASDNYKEVDDPALTVGFQVLDEDNLFILAWTTTPWTLISNLALMVGPDITYLQVRDKASSKQYILAKERLSHYFKDPDSFEIVKSLSGKDLEGVHYKPLFDYFSKENAFRVILEDSVSLDEGTGIVHSAPAFGEIDFYACDRSKIGLVCPVDGNGKFTQEIPEYVGQFVKDADKDIIARLKKMGVLFHQATIRHRYPFCWRSDSPLIYRAVSTWFVAVEEIKEKLVETNQGVHWTPSHIKNGRFGKWLEGARDWAISRNRYWGTPIPIWRSEDGSLKVFGSIEELEKIANVKITDLHRHHIDSITFTVDGKEYKRIPEVFDCWFESGSMPYAQNHYPFENKALFEKIFPADFIAEGADQTRGWFYTLSILSAALFGKSAFQNVIVNGIVLAEDGNKMSKRLKNYPEPEIVISKYGADAVRLYLLHSPAVHADDLRFSERGVEVILRQALIPLWNAYSFFITYARIYHWKPVAQENIPDALIDRWILSRLHKLILDVEKGMDEYNLSLAVEPFVGFIDQLTNWYIRSSRQRFWAEEDTKDRRDAFETLYTVLLEVVKIAAPFVPFIAEAIFQNIRTDAMHASVHLCDYPVYRENRRDLSLEKGMEHIQTVVSMGHALRKEHKIKVRQPLQTVYLASSHEDILSFLHEHAHLIEEELNVKQVVCSSNESQFVSFLAKPNFRVLGKKVGIHMKSVTLAISALSKEEILAFQEKKSLTFVVDSNEFVLGEEDIAIERVVKKGLVASHSAGITIALDTVLTDDLLLEGLVRELKNKINVMRRDSGLLVTDRITLVIQGTDRLKYAFNKFKESIMNDVLATDVQFKPCIGTAWDLNGEDATISVSKA, via the coding sequence ATGCAAACGTTGCTTGAAACGAGGACGAGCTTATGGTATAAACTCTTTGGCAAAAATGAATTTAGAGATGTTGGGTTTATGTTTGATGAAATTAAGAGCGAGAGTTTAGTCGAAAGGGAAGAGAGAATCCTTCAGTATTGGCAAGAAAACAAGGTGTTTAATGCATCTGTTGAAAATAGAAAAGATAAGGCCTTTTTTTCTTTTTATGATGGCCCCCCTTTTGCAACGGGTTTGCCCCACTATGGGCATTTATTGGCAGGTACTATTAAGGATGTGGTTCCTCGCTACAAGACGATGAAGGGCTACTTTGTTCCTAGGCGCTTTGGGTGGGATTGTCATGGGCTTCCTGTCGAATACGAAATTGAAAAGCTTTTTGACTTATCTGGCGCTCCTTCGATTGAAACATTTGGAATAGCAAGGTTCAATGAGGAGTGTAGGAGTATTGTGCTTCGCTACACAGAAGAGTGGAAAAAAACTGTCAATAGGATGGGGCGCTGGGTTGATTTTGAACATACCTACAAGACGATGGACCTGAACTTTATGGAATCTGTGTGGTGGGTCTTTAAGAGCCTTTTTGATAAGGGGCTTGTCTATGAGGGGTTTAAGGTAATGCCTTATTCTGCAAAGCTGGGCACGCCCCTTTCAAATTTTGAAGCAAGTGATAACTATAAAGAGGTGGATGATCCAGCGCTTACAGTGGGTTTCCAAGTACTTGATGAAGATAATCTTTTTATCCTTGCGTGGACGACGACACCTTGGACACTTATTTCAAATTTGGCGTTGATGGTAGGGCCAGACATCACTTATTTACAAGTAAGAGATAAAGCTTCTTCTAAACAGTATATTTTAGCTAAAGAGAGGCTCTCACATTATTTTAAGGATCCTGATAGCTTTGAAATTGTAAAGAGTCTTTCCGGAAAAGATCTTGAAGGAGTTCATTATAAGCCATTATTTGATTATTTTTCCAAAGAAAATGCCTTCAGAGTTATTTTAGAAGATTCTGTTTCTTTAGATGAAGGTACAGGTATCGTACATTCAGCACCAGCCTTTGGAGAGATAGACTTTTATGCTTGTGATAGAAGCAAAATAGGTCTTGTATGCCCAGTGGATGGTAATGGAAAATTTACTCAAGAAATCCCAGAATATGTGGGACAGTTTGTAAAAGATGCAGACAAAGACATCATTGCAAGGCTTAAAAAGATGGGCGTGCTTTTTCATCAAGCAACCATTCGCCACCGCTATCCTTTTTGCTGGCGATCTGACTCACCGCTTATTTATAGAGCTGTTTCTACATGGTTTGTAGCTGTAGAAGAAATTAAAGAAAAGCTTGTAGAGACAAATCAAGGAGTTCACTGGACACCATCTCATATTAAAAATGGTCGCTTTGGCAAGTGGTTAGAGGGTGCAAGAGATTGGGCTATTAGTCGCAATCGCTATTGGGGCACACCTATTCCTATATGGCGCTCAGAAGATGGCTCATTAAAGGTTTTTGGTAGCATTGAAGAGCTAGAAAAGATTGCAAACGTAAAAATTACGGATTTACATAGGCACCATATTGATTCTATCACATTTACAGTGGATGGAAAAGAATACAAACGTATTCCTGAAGTATTTGACTGCTGGTTTGAATCGGGTTCTATGCCCTATGCACAAAATCATTATCCCTTTGAAAATAAGGCTCTTTTTGAAAAGATTTTTCCTGCAGACTTTATTGCAGAGGGAGCTGATCAAACAAGAGGATGGTTTTATACATTGAGTATCCTTTCTGCAGCGCTTTTTGGTAAATCTGCATTTCAAAATGTGATTGTCAATGGTATTGTGCTTGCAGAAGATGGTAACAAGATGTCTAAGCGTTTGAAAAACTATCCAGAGCCAGAAATAGTCATCAGTAAATATGGAGCAGATGCGGTACGGCTTTATCTTTTACATAGCCCTGCAGTGCACGCGGATGATTTGCGTTTCTCGGAAAGGGGTGTGGAAGTTATTTTAAGACAAGCATTAATTCCTTTGTGGAACGCGTATTCTTTTTTCATTACCTATGCGCGTATTTATCATTGGAAGCCTGTAGCACAAGAGAATATACCAGACGCATTGATCGATCGATGGATTTTATCGCGCTTACATAAACTCATTTTAGATGTTGAAAAGGGGATGGATGAATATAATCTTAGCCTGGCTGTAGAACCATTTGTTGGCTTTATCGATCAACTTACTAATTGGTACATTAGATCGTCGCGTCAAAGATTTTGGGCAGAGGAAGATACAAAGGATAGAAGAGATGCTTTTGAAACCCTTTATACTGTGTTGTTAGAGGTTGTAAAGATCGCAGCTCCTTTTGTTCCCTTTATTGCTGAGGCAATCTTTCAAAACATAAGGACAGACGCAATGCATGCATCCGTCCACCTTTGCGACTATCCTGTTTATAGAGAGAATAGAAGAGATCTTTCTTTAGAAAAAGGTATGGAGCACATCCAAACCGTTGTAAGCATGGGGCATGCTCTTAGAAAGGAGCATAAGATAAAGGTACGCCAGCCCCTGCAAACAGTTTATTTAGCATCAAGTCATGAAGATATACTCTCTTTTTTACATGAACATGCTCACCTTATTGAAGAAGAGCTCAACGTCAAGCAAGTGGTTTGTAGCTCGAATGAGAGCCAATTTGTCTCTTTTCTTGCAAAGCCCAATTTTAGAGTTCTTGGTAAGAAAGTTGGAATTCACATGAAGAGTGTAACTTTGGCAATTAGTGCATTATCTAAAGAAGAGATTTTAGCTTTTCAAGAGAAAAAATCTTTAACGTTTGTAGTAGATAGCAATGAATTTGTGCTGGGTGAAGAGGATATTGCAATTGAGCGTGTTGTTAAGAAGGGATTAGTTGCGTCTCATTCAGCTGGAATTACGATAGCCTTGGATACAGTATTAACAGATGATCTACTTTTAGAAGGTCTTGTACGCGAATTAAAAAATAAAATCAATGTTATGAGAAGAGATTCAGGTCTTTTAGTTACTGATCGCATAACACTTGTCATTCAAGGTACAGATAGGTTGAAGTATGCTTTTAATAAATTTAAAGAGTCTATCATGAATGATGTACTTGCAACAGATGTACAGTTTAAACCGTGCATAGGAACAGCATGGGATTTAAATGGTGAAGATGCAACGATCTCTGTAAGTAAAGCTTAA